From a single Chitinivorax sp. PXF-14 genomic region:
- a CDS encoding adenylyltransferase/cytidyltransferase family protein yields the protein MDLATPIFERKIASRESLAEMVARLPKPIVFTNGCFDILHRGHVTYLAQARALGAS from the coding sequence ATGGATCTAGCAACACCGATATTTGAACGTAAGATTGCCTCGCGCGAGTCGTTGGCCGAGATGGTGGCCCGCTTGCCAAAGCCGATCGTCTTCACCAACGGCTGTTTCGATATTCTTCACCGGGGCCATGTCACCTATCTGGCCCAGGCGCGGGCGCTGGGGGCGTCGAT